TGGGCGTGCGGCGGATGCCGACACGCCGACAAGTCTTCAGGAGCGGGTGCTTCGCGCGGTGCATTGCCCGGCGGCAGCGGTGTTTCGGCACCGCGGATATTCAGAGCCGGGCCAACCAGGCGTGCCCCGGGTGCACCCGGGAAAGCCAATCGAACAGTCGTGCGCGCCGCGCCGTGTCCATCGCGGGCAGCACGCGATCGAAATCGGCCTCGTCCTTTGCGCGCAGAGCTTTCGCTTTGAACAGCAGTGCGACTTCGGGAATCGAGTAGGGAATCCCGTCGTCGGTGCGCAAAATCAATTCCGCGTACGGCACTGTGATGGACGGGTCACGGCGACAGACCCAGTGATCCCCGGCCTGCGCTTCCCGAAAGACATCGAGTCGATAGCGACCGGATGCGGGTTCGCGCAACCAGGTCTGAAAGTGATTCTCCGCTTCCGCCGGGTACGGCCAGGCTCGGCCGTCACCGACGACATCCCACTCGAACCCGGGCAGCGCGGCCACTATCTCGCCGAATCTCGCTGCCGGAAACCCGATTTCGAGATCGCCGTGCGCCCGCGCGGTACCGCCGGTGAACAAGTCGAGCGCCCACCCGGCCGCCACATACCAGGGGGCTGCGACGCCCGACAGTCGCGCCGCGACCTCGGCCGGCGTCCACGCCGCCCAAAGCCGGTCGGCTTCTTCCGCCGAAAGCTCCCGCGAGCACGAGGGGTCAGGCGAACCCACGGCGTTCCTTTCCGTACCGAGTTGCATTGCGAGTCAATCGAGTCCGAGGACGGCGGCCGTTGAGCGCCACAGGCGATCGGCGGCCGTCTCCGGGTCCGGCGGCGGGGTCAGCCGGAGTTGCTGGCCGATGCCGTGGCGCAGTCCCCCGATGACGAAGGCGCCCGCGCTCTCCGGGTCGATCTCGGCGGGGATCTCGCCGCGCGCCTGGCCGCTGCGGATGTTGCCGGCGGCGTTGGCGCTCATGGTCTGGATGTAGACCGCTTCCAACTCGGTGAGCTGCGGGTCCAGGGCAGTGCGGTCGAGCAGGACGGCGGCCAGCGGATCGGCGAAATGGTAGGCGACGAAACGGCGGGTGCGTTCGTGCTCGCGGGTCGACCAGTCGGCCGCGGGGAGCTGGGCGTCGGCGATGGCGTGCCGCAGGCCCTCGTAGAACGTCTCGTAAATCGCTGCCAGCAGACCACTTTTAGAGCCGAAATGGTGATACATCGCCCCGGTGCTCAGCCCGGCGCGGCGGGTGAGCGCGGCCAGCTCCAGCACGCCGTTGCCGCGGACCAGTTCGTCGCGGGCGGCGTCGAGAAGTTGTTGACGACCGATCGGTGCACGTGCCACAGTCGGAATCATAACCGAACTCAGTTATGTTCTGATCTCGAGGAGTTCCGATGCGGGAACCAAGCGAACCCATCCTGCGCGTCGTGCCGACCGTCCGCGAGTCCCGGCCATGAGCGCCGAGGTGTCGTCCCTGCCGGACCTGGGCGGCGACCTGGCCGGGACATACCGCCGCACCCCGAGCAGCGGCGCGAGCATCGATGCGGAAATCTGCGCGGCCGATCTGGCCGCACTCGACCGCGACGGCTACGTCATCCTGCCCGACCTGCTGGGCCCGCAGGAACTCGACGAGATCCGCGCGGCGGTCGCGCCGCTGCTGAATCAGCACGGCCGCAACAAGTTCGAGGGCCACACCACCCAGCGGATCTACAGCGTGCTCAACAAGACGCGCACCTGCGACCGCATCGCCGACCATCCGCGGGTACTCGCGCTGCTGGATCGCTTGTTCTTGCCGAACTATCTGCTGTCGATGCTCCAGGTGATCAACATCCTGCCGGGTGAGCAGGCCCAGATGTTGCACACCGACGACAGTTTCTATCCGCTGCCGCGCCCGCGCGCCGCACTCGGCGCCGCGACGATCTGGGCGATCGACGATTTCACCGCCGACAACGGCGCCACCGACATCATCGCGGGCAGCCACCGGTGGGGGCACCGCATGCCCGAGGAGTCCGAACGTGAGCCGGTGGTGATGCGCGCGGGCTCGTGCGTGTTCTTCCTCGGCACCCTCTGGCACGGCGGCGGCGCCAACCGCTCGGCGCAGCCACGCCTCGCCCTGACCGCCCAATACTGCGAACCGTGGCTACGACCGCAGGAGGCGTTCACCCTCTCGACCACTCGGGACACCGTCCGCGCCGTCTCCGAGGACATCCGCCGCATGCTCGGCTACAGCATCCACCCGCCGTTCATCGGCCAGGTCGACGGCATGCACCCCAAGCGACTGCTGGAGCCGGACGCACCACCCGTCTGAGCCCGGGGCGCGCATGCCCACGACGTGAGCGACCTACCGCGCGGCCGAAGTACGGCAGCGACACGCCGATTTCGCCGATAGCGCAACGGATTCCCGCGACGCCGCGCGCGATCTAGCGTAGGCGCATGACCTCACCGATCACCGGCACGGCCGCGGGCGTGCCGTTCACCGCTCTGCCGCCGTCCGGGGACGCCGCCCGCGCGCCGATGATCGTCACCTGGCACATGCTCGACGCGCCCCGCACCGACGCCGCGTTCGCGGCGGCACTGCCGATGGCGGGCCTGCCCGCCTGGCGCGTGCATCTCGGCATGCCGATGTGCGGGGCGCGCATGGTCGACGGCAGCACCGACGCCATCGTCGCCCTGTTCAACGAAGACCCCCTGATGTCGTTCCTCTACCCGTTCGCGCAGCAGGCGACCGCGGAGTTCCCGGCCGCCCTCGCGGCTCTGCGCGAGCAGTTGCCGGTCGACGACGGCCCGATCGGCGTGCTCGGCGGTTCGCTCGGCGGAGCCGTCGCGTTGAACGTCCTGACCACGACCGACATCCCGGTCTTCGCCGCCGCGATCGTGAACGGCGCCATCCACCTGCGCTCCGTGGTCGACCTGTTCCCCGGCACGTACCGCTACGACGCCGAATCCGAAAAAGCCGTCGACAGCATGGATTTCATCGCCGAAGCCACGCGCCTGGCCGACCGCGCGCCGCTGCTGGTCGTCAGCGGCGAACTCGACCACCCCGCCTTCCGCGCCGACGCCGCAAGTCTCGTCGCCGCGATCGGCCCCCGCGCCGAACTCCGACACATCCCCGGCCTCGCCCACCCGCTGGCCGACGAACCCGGCCTGGCGCCCGCCCCCCAATCCCCCCAAGCCCGCGCGGTGGACACCGCCCTCACCCGGTGGTTTGCCCACCAGCTCGTGCAAGCCCTTCAGCCCTAGTCCACCGACCCTGTTGTCCCCCAACGCGACTCGCGAGCGAGCCGGAGCGTCGCCGGGCAAACCCCACCGGCCTGGCCTGCTTTCGACCAGACCGGTGGGACTGCGAGCCGATCAGGACGTCTGCCCGCCCTGTTTATAAGGCGCGTTCGCCAGCTGGGCGGCGGTACTGAACGCCTTCTTCATCTGTGGCCAGAAGGTACTTTCCACGCAGGAGTAGCGCGGCATGAAACCGCCGCACGACCCCGAACTGTTCGGGCCGATTTCGATGGTGATGGCGGCCAGGCCCAATGCGCCGTGGGCTTGGTCGTCGGTCGTTCCGGTGGTCGAGTATCCAACGGTTTCCTCCGACGTGCCGACGACGAATCCGCTGGGCACGATCTTCTTCGTCAACGCGCGCAGCTGAGTGGCATTGCGGCTGGTGGCATTGCTCGGGATGATTCCGTAGTTGCCGTAGGCGTGCAGATCGATCACGATGCCGGTCGCGGTTTGCGGAACGTCGCCGCCGCCGCTGGGCCGCTGATTGGTGAACAGGCTCGCATAGAGCTTCTGGATCGCTTGAGTTTCCGGTTCGGAGCCGGCGCGCGGACCCTGGTAGGTCTGCGCGCAAGGGTTCCGGGAATCACCGCCCCAGCGGACGGTGAAATTGCGGTTCAGGTCCACCCCGGGGCCCTGACCGGAACCGTCGACAACCGAGCAGGACGGCGGGGTCGCACTGTTGTTGACGTTCTTACGTTGCATCTTGGGCCGATTACCGCCGCTCGCGGTGACGTCGACGCCGTCCGGGTTGGTCACCGGAACCACCCACACCTCGGTGTTGTCCAGGATCGAGGTCACCGCAGGATCGGTGCCGTAGCCGGTGGCGAGATAGTCGATCCATTTCCACGCCAATTCACCGGTGGCCAGTTCGCGGGCGTGGATCTGCGCGGTCAGCAGAAAACGAGGCTTGCGCGTGGTGGGCGCCAGATCGCACCCGACGGGCTTCATCGTGGTTTTCGCGGCGGCCTTCTCCGCGTCGGTCCCCGCGGACGTGCCGGTCAGGCAGATCACGTTCATCGTGTGCCCGCCCCGGCCCCGATCGGCCAGCCACGATTTGCCGATGTTGTGCACCTGCGCGATTCCGGGATATTTGGCGGCGGTGTCGGTCGCATGACGCAGCAGATCGGCCGCCGTGTGATAGCCGCCGTAGTAGGTGGCGTCAGGAGTCCGCCGCTCCGAAGGGTCCGATTTGTAGACCGGCGCCTTCTTGGTGAGGGTCAGCCCCTTCGCGCGCAGCGCCTGGGCACCGGCCTCGTCGACCGCGATGGTGACCTTCCCCGGTCCGGCGGGAACCATTTCGATCCCGGCGTTCTCGATGATCTCCACCTGCGCGCGCGACGGCACCGGCACATCCCAATAGTAGGGGGAATCATCGGCGGCGTTCGCCGTCACCGGACAGAAGAATAGCGTCGAGAATCCACCGACCGCCGCCACGGTGATAGACGCAAGAATATTGCGAAACCTGCTCATGGACTTTCCTAGTCTTGGGCGGCGACCACGGCCACCGCGAGCCATGTCGTTCTTCTGTGCGGAGATTAGGCCGGTGCGTCGGCGCGGAGAAACCCCAGTCGGCGAGTGGGGAACGGCGCCGGGTGGCGGCATACTCGCAGCACTCCGTAAGGTGTCGCACAACAGGTTTCGCCGATTCGCGCATCTTTTGCGCCCGCCCGGGTAAAGCACGGCCAACAGCGGTCACCGGAGGTGGTCTCGCCGGACGGCGTGCACCCGTCCGGATCGGCGAGGAGTTCGATCGAAATGCAGGCACTCACGGTAGGTTTCGAAGAGGAATTTCTGCTGGTCGACGCGGAAGGCCGGCCGGTACCCGAATTCGACACGGTCTGCGGCTGGCTGACGGACAAACTCGAGGCGGCCGACAGCGCCCGGTTCAAGCCGGAACTGCAGCTGACGCAGATCGAGACGATCAGCGGCATCCACACCAGCATGACCGCGCTGGCGAGCGAATTGCGCAGCGCCAGAGCCACGCTCGCCGCCGCGGGGGACGCGTGCGCCGTGACGGTGCTGCCGGTCGGCACCGCGCCGCAGTCGATCGCCGACGACACTCCCCTGCCCGATTCGGCCCGCTATGCCCGCATCCACGACCGGTACCGGGGTGTGCTCCGCGACTACACCGCGTGCGGGGCGCACGTGCACATCGGCGTCGCCGATCCGGATCGCGCCGTGGCCGTCGTGAATCATCTGCGGCCGTGGTTGCCGACATTGCTTGCGGTCGGGGTGAATTCACCCTTCCATCGCGGCCGCGACTCCGGGTACGGCTCCTGGCGGATCGCCGAGCAGGCCCGCTTCCCCGGCGCCGGACTGCCGCCCTACGCGCGTTCGGCCGACGACTACGACGCGCGGATCGCCACCCTCCTCGAATGCGGCACGCTCGTCGACGATCACATGTCCTTTTGGCTGGCCCGGCCGTCGAAGGTGTACCCCACCGTGGAGGTGCGCGCCGCCGACACCGCCGCCACGGTGGACGACGCGATTTTGCAGGCGGTGCTCACCCGCGGTTTGGTGCAGACGGCCCTGAACAAGCTGGACGAGGGTGTGGAAGGCCCGCGCATCGACGAACAGGTTGGCGCCGCGGCGATTTGGGCCGCCGCGCGCTACGGATTGGCCGGCCCCGCCGTCGATCCGATCGAAGAGATCCGGGTGCCCGCGGTATCGCTGCTGCGTTCCCTCGTCGCCTGGATCGCCGACGCGCTCACCGCCACCGACGACACCGCCGTGGCAAAGCGGCTGTTGCGCAATGTCGAACGCCACGGCACCGGCGCCGCCCGGCAGCGCCGGGCCGCACAGCCCGGCCTGCGCCACCTCGTCGACACGTTCCGCCTGACCACCTGGTCGTGACGCACGAACAGCGTTGCCGGTCAACGCGATTCGCTGACCGGCAACGCGGCACCGGCGGTGCTCGCCGCTCTGCGACGACTAGCTCTGCTGATGTCCGGCTTGGCGCGCCTCGTTCACATCGGCTTCCGCGCGGGCCTTCTCCGCGGCGGCTTCCTTCTGCGCTGCCTCGCGCTGGGATTCGGCTTTGTCCTGCTGCGCCTTGCCCTCGCCTTTGAGGCTCTCGTCACCGGTGACGACACCGGCGGCCTCCTTGGCCTTGCCTTTCACGTCTTCGACGACACCTTCGACGCCCTCGCGGGGGCCACTTCCATGTTCTGACACAGTTATTCACCTTTCGCACTGCGACTGCGGCTGACCTTCGGCGCTTACCCGGAGTCGCTCGACTCAATCCACCGCGCGGTCAGAGGATCGGCCTGCCGCCGGTCACGGCGATCCGCGCGCCGGAGATGTAGCTACCGTCGTCGGAGGCGAGCAGAACGTAGGCCGGGGCGAGTTCGGCGGGCTGGCCCGCGCGCCCGAGCGGCACGTCGTCGCCGAAGTTCGCCACCTTCTTCGGCGGCATCGTCGACGGGATCAACGGCGTCCAGATCGGCCCCGGCGCAACGCTGTTCACCCGGATCCCGCGTTCACCGAGCAGCTGGGCCAGGCTCGCGGAGAAGTTCGCGATCGCCGCCTTCGTCGCCGCATAGGGTGCGAGAGTCGGTGAGGGCATATCGGAGTTGACCGACGAACTGCCGATGATCGACGCACCCGGCCGCATATGCGGCAGCGCGGCTTTGACCAAGCGGAAGTACGCGCTGACGTTCACCTGGAAGGTGTGATCGAACTCCTCGTCGCTGATCTCCTCCAGCGTCTCGTGCGTCATCTGGTAGGCCGCGTTGCTCACCAGGACGTCGATCTTCCCGAACTCCTGCACGGCCCGATCGATAACGGTCCGGCATTGCCCCGGCTCGGCGAGATCGCCGGGCACCAGCACCGCCTTGCGCCCGGCCTGCTCGACCAGCTCGGCCACTTCCTTGGCGTCTTCGTCCTCGCTCAAATAGGAAAGCAGCACGTCCGCGCCTTCGCGCGCGAAGGCGATCGCGACCGCGCGCCCGATACCGCTGTCGGCGCCGGTGATCACAGCCGCCTTGCCGGTCAGCTTGCCCGACCCCCGGTAGCTGTCCTCCCCGCAGTCCGGCACCGGATCCATTCGCGCCTGCACGCCGGGAACCGGCTGCTGCTGTTCAGGAAATCCCATGACCACTCCTCTCGTCGCACACGCCATGTAGTCGCCGACTACCGCGATACGTGGTCGGCAAACACCGGGCCGACGCGTTTGGACCGCCCGGCCGCGGCAGGCAGGAGAGAAGCGGTGGCCGGGTTCGGCTACCCGGCGACCTCGACTGGCCTCGTGGGCAGCCAATTATCCTGCAACAGTTCGGATATGAACTCGATCACCGCGTCCTGGCCCCCGTCGGAGCGCCTGCCTGCCAACGGCAGATCGTGCAGCGTGAACGTGCGCGGATCGATGTCACACGCGGCCGTCGGGTAGCCGATGCGGGTCGCCGCGCGAGCCATGATCACCTGCATCATGGCCTCGAGCACGCGCCGGTTGGCGCCGAGCCGGCGACGTATCTCCGCCGACCCGAGCGGACCGTGATCGCCAGACGTGCCGAACGACGATTTCAGGGCCGGCGTGCCGGTGTGATCGAAGAAGTGGCAGTGATCGCGTCCCGGTTCCCGTTCGTCCCATTCCCGGAAGAAGGCCTGCATGCGCTCGTTCAACAGCCGGAAGTCGGCCAGCTCGGCGCCGACGACCGCGGGCGCGTAGGCGTCGGTGGTGTTGCTGCGGATCAGCAGGCCCAAGAACGCATGGTGCAGATACCGGTCGAAGACCAGTTTCGCGAACCACACCTGCGGGTTGCCCATCAGCCTGTACTGATCGGTCCAGACCGGCAGCAAAGTGTCGTACACCTCGAGGTAGAAGTCGTTCAAGCGCGCCGCGAGGTCGTCGGTCGCCGCCCCGTCGAGGTCGCGGACGACCATATCGGTCACCAAGGTATTGGACATCGCGATGAAATCGCTGCCGGGCGAGTAGAGCGGATCGTTGAAGACACCCGCCTCGCCGGTCAACGCCCACCGATCGCCGGAATACACCTGCGCACAACTGTGCGCGAAGTGCCGCAGCCGCTTGAAGTCCTGCAGCGACTCCCGGTGCCTGGCGACGGCGCGCGCGACCTCGGGTTCGTGCCGGGTCAGCCAGTCGAGCGCGGCCTCGAACGTGCCGATTTCCTCGAACGGCACATATCGCGGGTCGGACACGATACCGACACTGATCGACCCCGACACCAGGGGGATGAGCCAGACCCAATAGCCCTTTC
This genomic stretch from Nocardia brasiliensis ATCC 700358 harbors:
- a CDS encoding nucleotidyltransferase domain-containing protein encodes the protein MGSPDPSCSRELSAEEADRLWAAWTPAEVAARLSGVAAPWYVAAGWALDLFTGGTARAHGDLEIGFPAARFGEIVAALPGFEWDVVGDGRAWPYPAEAENHFQTWLREPASGRYRLDVFREAQAGDHWVCRRDPSITVPYAELILRTDDGIPYSIPEVALLFKAKALRAKDEADFDRVLPAMDTARRARLFDWLSRVHPGHAWLARL
- a CDS encoding TetR/AcrR family transcriptional regulator, with product MARAPIGRQQLLDAARDELVRGNGVLELAALTRRAGLSTGAMYHHFGSKSGLLAAIYETFYEGLRHAIADAQLPAADWSTREHERTRRFVAYHFADPLAAVLLDRTALDPQLTELEAVYIQTMSANAAGNIRSGQARGEIPAEIDPESAGAFVIGGLRHGIGQQLRLTPPPDPETAADRLWRSTAAVLGLD
- a CDS encoding phytanoyl-CoA dioxygenase family protein — translated: MSAEVSSLPDLGGDLAGTYRRTPSSGASIDAEICAADLAALDRDGYVILPDLLGPQELDEIRAAVAPLLNQHGRNKFEGHTTQRIYSVLNKTRTCDRIADHPRVLALLDRLFLPNYLLSMLQVINILPGEQAQMLHTDDSFYPLPRPRAALGAATIWAIDDFTADNGATDIIAGSHRWGHRMPEESEREPVVMRAGSCVFFLGTLWHGGGANRSAQPRLALTAQYCEPWLRPQEAFTLSTTRDTVRAVSEDIRRMLGYSIHPPFIGQVDGMHPKRLLEPDAPPV
- a CDS encoding alpha/beta hydrolase family protein, giving the protein MTSPITGTAAGVPFTALPPSGDAARAPMIVTWHMLDAPRTDAAFAAALPMAGLPAWRVHLGMPMCGARMVDGSTDAIVALFNEDPLMSFLYPFAQQATAEFPAALAALREQLPVDDGPIGVLGGSLGGAVALNVLTTTDIPVFAAAIVNGAIHLRSVVDLFPGTYRYDAESEKAVDSMDFIAEATRLADRAPLLVVSGELDHPAFRADAASLVAAIGPRAELRHIPGLAHPLADEPGLAPAPQSPQARAVDTALTRWFAHQLVQALQP
- a CDS encoding M14 family zinc carboxypeptidase, whose translation is MTANAADDSPYYWDVPVPSRAQVEIIENAGIEMVPAGPGKVTIAVDEAGAQALRAKGLTLTKKAPVYKSDPSERRTPDATYYGGYHTAADLLRHATDTAAKYPGIAQVHNIGKSWLADRGRGGHTMNVICLTGTSAGTDAEKAAAKTTMKPVGCDLAPTTRKPRFLLTAQIHARELATGELAWKWIDYLATGYGTDPAVTSILDNTEVWVVPVTNPDGVDVTASGGNRPKMQRKNVNNSATPPSCSVVDGSGQGPGVDLNRNFTVRWGGDSRNPCAQTYQGPRAGSEPETQAIQKLYASLFTNQRPSGGGDVPQTATGIVIDLHAYGNYGIIPSNATSRNATQLRALTKKIVPSGFVVGTSEETVGYSTTGTTDDQAHGALGLAAITIEIGPNSSGSCGGFMPRYSCVESTFWPQMKKAFSTAAQLANAPYKQGGQTS
- a CDS encoding carboxylate-amine ligase, producing the protein MQALTVGFEEEFLLVDAEGRPVPEFDTVCGWLTDKLEAADSARFKPELQLTQIETISGIHTSMTALASELRSARATLAAAGDACAVTVLPVGTAPQSIADDTPLPDSARYARIHDRYRGVLRDYTACGAHVHIGVADPDRAVAVVNHLRPWLPTLLAVGVNSPFHRGRDSGYGSWRIAEQARFPGAGLPPYARSADDYDARIATLLECGTLVDDHMSFWLARPSKVYPTVEVRAADTAATVDDAILQAVLTRGLVQTALNKLDEGVEGPRIDEQVGAAAIWAAARYGLAGPAVDPIEEIRVPAVSLLRSLVAWIADALTATDDTAVAKRLLRNVERHGTGAARQRRAAQPGLRHLVDTFRLTTWS
- a CDS encoding CsbD family protein, whose translation is MSEHGSGPREGVEGVVEDVKGKAKEAAGVVTGDESLKGEGKAQQDKAESQREAAQKEAAAEKARAEADVNEARQAGHQQS
- a CDS encoding glucose 1-dehydrogenase, whose translation is MGFPEQQQPVPGVQARMDPVPDCGEDSYRGSGKLTGKAAVITGADSGIGRAVAIAFAREGADVLLSYLSEDEDAKEVAELVEQAGRKAVLVPGDLAEPGQCRTVIDRAVQEFGKIDVLVSNAAYQMTHETLEEISDEEFDHTFQVNVSAYFRLVKAALPHMRPGASIIGSSSVNSDMPSPTLAPYAATKAAIANFSASLAQLLGERGIRVNSVAPGPIWTPLIPSTMPPKKVANFGDDVPLGRAGQPAELAPAYVLLASDDGSYISGARIAVTGGRPIL
- a CDS encoding NAD(P)/FAD-dependent oxidoreductase, which produces MITDRSDYDVVVLGGGLAGLSLARQVLLRRPDTTVLVVERVPHPVRAAAHKVGESTVVISGTYFAETLQLREHLEQSQIRKTGLRFLPSVSVPPPPLSQRAESGPSGFFYASATFQLDRGVFENALGAIVVAGGAEFRHGYRVVDVRLKSDAPHEVVIARAGAGQTVRARWVIDATGRRGLLKSKLGLRKDSPHNCDAVWFRLSEMIWMDELVEEEVGTSAAAKSAWRERVPEGLRWRSTNHLMGKGYWVWLIPLVSGSISVGIVSDPRYVPFEEIGTFEAALDWLTRHEPEVARAVARHRESLQDFKRLRHFAHSCAQVYSGDRWALTGEAGVFNDPLYSPGSDFIAMSNTLVTDMVVRDLDGAATDDLAARLNDFYLEVYDTLLPVWTDQYRLMGNPQVWFAKLVFDRYLHHAFLGLLIRSNTTDAYAPAVVGAELADFRLLNERMQAFFREWDEREPGRDHCHFFDHTGTPALKSSFGTSGDHGPLGSAEIRRRLGANRRVLEAMMQVIMARAATRIGYPTAACDIDPRTFTLHDLPLAGRRSDGGQDAVIEFISELLQDNWLPTRPVEVAG